A genomic window from Cutibacterium acnes includes:
- the ftsH gene encoding ATP-dependent zinc metalloprotease FtsH: MKNASRIFKGPLIWILLCIGLIIVFLQFAGSGNGYKDIPTSEAVSIINSSKKLDSVTLTDGDQVIKITENENKKYRSYWVGNQSDQLVDRLNDRVKAKTLKSWQGENPGQSIWKALLINFLPFVIILLFFLWAMNAAQGMGGRGGVMGFGKSKAKVGSKDTPKSTFADVAGCQEAIDELQEIREFLAEPAKFQRVGAKIPKGVLLYGPPGTGKTLLARAVAGEAGVPFFSISGSDFVEMFVGVGASRVRDLFEQAKEAAPAIIFIDEIDAVGRHRGAGMGGGHDEREQTLNQLLVEMDGFDVHGGVILIAATNRPDVLDPALLRPGRFDRQIAVEAPDLDGRLKILKVHAHGKPMADDVDLASIARRTPGMTGADLANVLNEAALLTARANLPVIGNSELDEAIDRVIAGPQKKTRLMNEHERLVTAYHEGGHALVAAAMPGTDPVQKITILPRGRALGYTMVMPDSDKYSQTRSELLDSMAYMMGGRAAEELIFHDPSTGASNDIEKATKVARALVTQYGLSARVGTVQLGSGDTEPFLGMTAGQQRDYSDETAKIIDDEVRELLENAHQEAFDCLDANREVLDELVRQLFARETLSKAEVADIFKPLKRWPERGAFTGSDKRVPSSIPPVKPPQIAGVDEDAPEVGAPRRGVIAPPTPEPGGDLPGDNPGKWEPPSDWQPPSVGGGKSPEPPSPTHPGEGPQPPSNGNPWGPPRS; this comes from the coding sequence ATGAAAAACGCGTCCCGCATCTTCAAAGGTCCTCTGATCTGGATCCTGTTGTGCATCGGCTTGATCATTGTGTTCTTACAGTTTGCCGGATCGGGGAACGGGTATAAGGACATCCCGACTTCTGAGGCTGTCAGCATCATCAACAGCTCCAAGAAGCTGGATAGCGTCACGCTGACTGACGGCGACCAGGTCATCAAGATCACTGAGAACGAGAACAAGAAGTATCGCTCGTACTGGGTTGGCAACCAGTCCGATCAGCTCGTTGACAGGCTCAACGACCGAGTTAAAGCGAAGACGCTGAAGTCGTGGCAGGGTGAGAACCCCGGGCAGAGCATCTGGAAGGCTCTGCTCATCAACTTCTTGCCCTTTGTCATCATCCTGCTGTTTTTCTTGTGGGCCATGAACGCGGCACAGGGCATGGGTGGCCGCGGTGGCGTCATGGGATTTGGTAAGTCCAAGGCCAAGGTGGGTAGCAAAGACACCCCCAAATCGACCTTTGCCGACGTCGCTGGCTGCCAGGAGGCGATCGACGAGCTGCAGGAGATCCGCGAATTCCTCGCCGAGCCGGCGAAGTTCCAGCGGGTGGGTGCGAAGATTCCTAAGGGCGTGCTGCTGTATGGCCCGCCTGGTACTGGTAAAACCCTCCTGGCTCGTGCGGTAGCCGGTGAGGCTGGGGTGCCGTTCTTCTCTATCTCAGGTTCGGATTTCGTCGAGATGTTCGTCGGCGTCGGTGCCTCCCGAGTGCGCGACCTCTTTGAGCAGGCCAAGGAGGCCGCCCCGGCCATCATCTTCATTGATGAGATTGACGCTGTTGGTCGTCATCGTGGTGCCGGTATGGGCGGTGGCCACGACGAGCGTGAGCAGACCTTGAACCAGTTGCTCGTTGAGATGGACGGCTTCGACGTCCATGGCGGCGTCATTCTGATCGCGGCGACGAACCGCCCCGACGTTCTTGACCCGGCTCTGCTACGTCCTGGGCGTTTCGACCGTCAGATCGCAGTGGAGGCTCCGGATCTCGATGGCCGTCTCAAGATTCTCAAGGTTCACGCTCACGGTAAGCCCATGGCCGACGATGTCGACTTGGCGTCGATTGCCCGTCGTACCCCTGGCATGACGGGTGCTGACCTGGCTAACGTCCTCAACGAGGCCGCTTTGCTGACGGCTCGTGCCAACCTGCCGGTGATTGGTAACTCTGAGCTGGACGAAGCTATCGATCGCGTTATTGCTGGACCGCAGAAGAAGACTCGGCTCATGAACGAGCATGAGCGTTTGGTGACCGCTTACCATGAAGGTGGTCACGCTCTGGTGGCCGCGGCCATGCCGGGTACTGACCCGGTGCAGAAGATCACGATCTTGCCGCGTGGTCGGGCGCTGGGCTACACGATGGTCATGCCTGACTCCGACAAGTACTCCCAGACGCGCAGTGAGCTGCTGGACTCGATGGCGTACATGATGGGTGGTCGTGCGGCCGAGGAACTCATCTTTCACGATCCGTCGACGGGTGCCTCCAATGACATTGAGAAGGCCACCAAGGTGGCTCGCGCTCTTGTTACCCAGTATGGCCTGTCGGCTCGCGTCGGCACCGTTCAGCTGGGGTCCGGGGACACTGAGCCTTTCCTCGGCATGACTGCCGGACAGCAGCGTGACTACTCTGACGAGACTGCCAAGATTATTGACGACGAGGTGCGGGAACTTCTCGAGAATGCCCACCAGGAAGCCTTCGATTGCTTGGACGCTAACCGCGAGGTGCTTGACGAGTTGGTGCGTCAGCTTTTCGCACGGGAGACGCTGAGCAAGGCTGAGGTAGCCGATATTTTCAAGCCGCTCAAGCGTTGGCCTGAGCGCGGTGCCTTCACTGGTTCGGACAAGCGTGTCCCCTCGTCTATCCCGCCGGTCAAACCGCCGCAGATCGCTGGCGTGGACGAGGATGCTCCGGAGGTTGGTGCTCCTCGTCGTGGCGTCATCGCCCCGCCGACTCCTGAACCGGGTGGGGATCTACCGGGCGATAATCCTGGTAAGTGGGAACCCCCCTCCGATTGGCAGCCGCCAAGTGTTGGGGGAGGTAAGTCACCCGAGCCGCCAAGCCCGACGCATCCGGGGGAGGGCCCGCAACCTCCGTCAAACGGTAACCCTTGGGGTCCGCCAAGGTCCTGA
- the folE gene encoding GTP cyclohydrolase I FolE, which yields MKLSVDRERAAAAIREFLLAVGEDPDREGLRDTPMRVAQAAEELFGGLSQDPGELLATTFDISHDEMVLVRDIELQSMCEHHLLPFIGVAHVGYIPARDGRVTGLSKIARLVEVYARRPQVQERLTTQVADALVEHLDARGVIVVVEAEHMCMTTRGVRKPGARTVTSAVRGILRNPATRAEAMGLITAGR from the coding sequence ATGAAATTGTCCGTTGATCGCGAGCGAGCCGCGGCAGCTATCCGCGAGTTTCTTCTGGCGGTCGGCGAGGATCCCGATCGGGAAGGCCTGCGCGATACTCCAATGCGAGTGGCCCAGGCGGCCGAGGAGCTATTTGGCGGATTGAGCCAAGATCCGGGGGAGTTGCTGGCAACGACCTTCGACATCTCCCACGACGAGATGGTGTTGGTGCGTGATATTGAGTTGCAGTCGATGTGTGAGCACCATCTGCTGCCCTTCATCGGGGTAGCGCACGTCGGTTATATTCCGGCTAGGGACGGCCGGGTGACGGGGTTGAGTAAGATCGCGAGGTTGGTGGAGGTCTATGCGCGTCGACCCCAGGTACAGGAGAGGTTGACGACCCAGGTGGCCGACGCCTTGGTAGAACATTTGGACGCTCGTGGCGTGATCGTGGTTGTTGAGGCCGAGCACATGTGCATGACGACGAGGGGGGTCCGCAAGCCGGGGGCCCGGACGGTGACCTCCGCGGTGCGCGGGATTCTGCGCAACCCAGCGACGCGGGCCGAGGCGATGGGGCTGATCACGGCTGGACGTTGA
- a CDS encoding OmpA family protein, which produces MWNWKMRAAGFIGGLAVVFGFVALPAHSDESVTVPVPLVDAVAVSHYESAKRQKEKPGSVILALHAVRRLPYATVVYYSVSVDASVSGPLEDYGYLVGRGGAQAHYSGTLSADGAVIDVGNHKLYRTIGDFQGCKMCASEWWNGAPIWEMAPGHSRLGWFSTPPLPADVSRVDVTVANRIFHDVPVGDGLLGPTIDKEAATGRWNKGMPLGVAWPALDPKDLAGVDVSKFVNALVTTTGDASDASRERVTKESMKIDLDASVLFDLDSDVVKPAGRQIIDRTAKQLVARKVSGKIEVTGYTDSSGSASHNLDLSRRRAASVAKVLGSQLSKGITLVTAGKGEADPVTSNDSEAGRRLNRRVTITVKEG; this is translated from the coding sequence ATGTGGAATTGGAAGATGAGGGCGGCAGGTTTTATTGGTGGGCTTGCTGTGGTGTTTGGTTTTGTGGCGTTACCGGCGCACTCTGATGAGAGTGTCACTGTGCCGGTGCCTCTGGTTGATGCGGTGGCGGTGAGCCATTATGAGTCGGCCAAGCGGCAGAAGGAGAAGCCGGGGTCGGTGATTTTAGCGCTGCACGCCGTGCGGCGTCTTCCGTATGCCACGGTGGTGTACTACTCGGTGTCGGTGGACGCTTCGGTGTCTGGCCCGCTTGAGGACTACGGGTACCTCGTCGGACGTGGCGGTGCTCAGGCACACTACAGCGGAACCCTCAGTGCCGATGGTGCCGTTATCGATGTGGGGAATCATAAGCTGTATCGCACGATTGGTGACTTCCAGGGTTGCAAGATGTGCGCTAGCGAGTGGTGGAATGGTGCACCGATATGGGAAATGGCTCCTGGGCATTCCCGGCTTGGTTGGTTTAGTACTCCGCCGTTGCCTGCTGATGTGTCGCGGGTTGATGTCACGGTTGCTAATCGTATTTTTCATGATGTGCCGGTGGGTGATGGGTTGTTGGGTCCCACTATTGATAAAGAGGCGGCGACGGGTCGCTGGAATAAGGGTATGCCGTTGGGTGTGGCTTGGCCGGCACTGGATCCGAAGGATCTGGCTGGTGTCGATGTGTCGAAGTTCGTGAATGCGTTGGTGACTACGACTGGTGATGCTTCCGATGCTAGTCGTGAGCGGGTGACTAAGGAATCCATGAAGATTGATTTGGATGCCAGTGTGCTTTTTGATCTGGACTCTGATGTGGTTAAGCCGGCTGGTCGTCAGATCATTGACCGGACCGCTAAGCAACTTGTTGCTCGCAAGGTGTCGGGGAAGATTGAGGTGACTGGCTATACCGATAGTAGCGGTTCTGCTTCTCATAATCTGGATCTTTCGCGTCGGCGGGCTGCGTCGGTGGCCAAGGTCCTCGGATCGCAGCTATCCAAAGGGATCACCTTGGTTACAGCGGGTAAGGGGGAGGCTGATCCAGTGACCAGTAATGATTCGGAGGCTGGGCGCCGTTTGAACCGTCGGGTCACGATTACTGTCAAGGAGGGATGA
- the folP gene encoding dihydropteroate synthase, translated as MINVGSATNSHPARTLVMGVVNVTPNSFSDGGMWADPEVAIRHARDLVVEGADIIDVGGESTRPGTERTPEHEELRRVLPVVKALVADGVAVSVDTMRASVAKAVVEAGATIVNDVSGGKAEPEILDVVADAGVDYVLMHWRGQSATMQNLVDYDDVVADVISETSQQVDAAIAAGIDRRRIIVDPGIGFSKTSEHNWQLMNAVDAFQEGFADLRVLWGVSRKRFLGELLAQNGEDRPALERDASTMALSTYFALHHAWCVRTHEVRANRDAVETVARLLA; from the coding sequence ATGATCAATGTCGGCTCGGCTACCAACTCGCATCCCGCCCGCACCCTCGTCATGGGGGTCGTCAACGTCACTCCTAACTCGTTCTCTGACGGAGGCATGTGGGCCGATCCTGAGGTGGCCATCCGCCACGCTCGCGACCTCGTTGTCGAAGGAGCTGACATCATCGACGTCGGTGGTGAATCGACCCGTCCGGGCACCGAACGCACCCCCGAGCACGAAGAATTGCGCCGCGTCCTGCCCGTCGTCAAAGCTTTGGTGGCCGACGGGGTAGCCGTCTCCGTCGACACTATGCGCGCCTCAGTGGCCAAGGCTGTTGTCGAGGCAGGAGCCACCATCGTCAACGACGTCTCTGGGGGCAAGGCTGAACCGGAAATCCTTGATGTCGTTGCCGACGCTGGCGTCGATTACGTTCTCATGCACTGGCGCGGTCAATCCGCCACTATGCAGAACCTTGTCGACTATGACGACGTGGTAGCCGACGTCATTTCTGAGACCTCCCAGCAGGTCGACGCAGCTATTGCCGCTGGAATCGACCGTAGGCGCATCATCGTCGACCCGGGCATTGGTTTCTCCAAGACTTCCGAGCACAACTGGCAGCTCATGAACGCCGTTGACGCCTTCCAAGAAGGATTTGCCGACCTTCGTGTCCTGTGGGGAGTTAGTCGCAAGCGCTTCCTTGGTGAACTTCTCGCCCAGAACGGGGAGGACCGTCCGGCCCTCGAACGCGATGCGAGCACCATGGCCCTGTCGACTTATTTCGCCCTTCATCACGCCTGGTGTGTGCGCACCCACGAAGTTCGGGCCAACCGCGACGCCGTGGAGACCGTTGCCCGCCTTCTCGCCTGA
- the folB gene encoding dihydroneopterin aldolase — MTYGQITLTGIRAHANHGVLASERELGQPFSVDVSLDVDMDTVSDDLTQAVNYATVAQRVLNILTREPVSLIETLAGKIADTVLAISPRVHSVQVTVHKPHAPVGVALDDVAVTYRKDAE, encoded by the coding sequence ATGACCTACGGACAGATCACCCTGACGGGCATCCGTGCCCACGCGAACCACGGCGTGCTTGCCAGCGAGCGTGAACTCGGTCAGCCTTTCAGCGTCGACGTGAGCCTTGACGTCGACATGGATACCGTCTCTGACGACCTCACCCAGGCCGTCAACTATGCGACGGTCGCACAGCGGGTGCTCAACATTCTCACCAGAGAGCCGGTGAGTCTCATCGAAACCCTGGCTGGCAAGATTGCTGACACCGTTCTTGCGATCAGTCCGCGTGTCCATTCTGTCCAGGTAACCGTTCACAAGCCACATGCCCCCGTAGGGGTTGCCCTCGACGACGTAGCCGTCACGTACCGAAAGGATGCCGAGTGA
- the folK gene encoding 2-amino-4-hydroxy-6-hydroxymethyldihydropteridine diphosphokinase, giving the protein MKTVFSLGSNMGDPFAHLRDAVRLIAETPGIHDVVVSPVYVTAPIGGVEQDDFLNLIVVATSDLPPSVLLERAHVIEAAHGRDHTIPNGPRTLDVDLIRVGDETVTTDELTLPHPRAHKRAFVLVPWRDADPEAELPGYGRIADLVASFDADELADAVKPYSRQIDVAGVTVAGEWDERHDEEDV; this is encoded by the coding sequence GTGAAAACCGTATTCAGCCTGGGTTCCAATATGGGAGACCCTTTTGCCCATCTGCGAGACGCCGTCCGCCTGATCGCCGAAACTCCCGGTATTCACGACGTCGTCGTTTCGCCCGTCTATGTCACCGCTCCGATCGGGGGAGTGGAGCAGGATGACTTCCTCAACCTCATCGTCGTTGCGACTAGCGACCTTCCTCCGTCAGTCCTGTTGGAGCGCGCCCATGTCATCGAGGCAGCCCACGGGCGCGATCACACCATCCCGAATGGTCCTCGCACCCTCGACGTTGATCTCATTCGCGTTGGCGACGAGACCGTCACCACCGACGAGTTGACCCTTCCACACCCCCGTGCACATAAGCGCGCCTTCGTTCTGGTGCCGTGGCGCGACGCCGACCCTGAGGCTGAATTGCCCGGGTACGGTCGGATCGCCGATCTGGTCGCCTCCTTCGATGCTGACGAGCTGGCTGACGCCGTTAAGCCTTATTCGCGTCAGATTGACGTAGCTGGGGTCACCGTTGCAGGAGAATGGGACGAGAGGCACGACGAGGAGGATGTATGA
- a CDS encoding DUF3180 domain-containing protein, translated as MTRSLPPEWDDDRRPGGGNPQGNIAPTDWKVIIVAALCGAALGWFALSIYKINDVTVPILPWSLPVVILVAAIATWGYARAFRTKVVDPQREVEANQGLVSLALGKAIALSGAALVGACIVYVLTFVWHLNIPYPRQRAIVGGVTAITCAAMAWAGWFLENACKVPKGPDDSEKHPKG; from the coding sequence ATGACACGGAGCTTGCCACCCGAGTGGGATGACGACCGGCGACCTGGCGGCGGTAACCCTCAAGGCAACATCGCTCCGACCGATTGGAAGGTCATCATCGTGGCGGCCCTGTGCGGGGCCGCCCTGGGATGGTTTGCGCTGAGTATTTATAAGATCAATGACGTTACCGTGCCGATCTTGCCGTGGTCTTTGCCGGTGGTCATCCTTGTTGCCGCCATCGCAACCTGGGGGTACGCGCGGGCTTTCCGTACCAAGGTTGTTGATCCACAACGTGAGGTCGAGGCGAACCAAGGGCTCGTCTCGCTGGCATTGGGTAAAGCGATCGCCCTATCTGGCGCTGCGCTTGTCGGCGCTTGTATCGTGTACGTGCTGACCTTCGTGTGGCATCTCAACATTCCCTATCCGCGCCAGCGCGCCATCGTCGGAGGAGTGACGGCCATCACCTGCGCCGCCATGGCTTGGGCTGGATGGTTCCTGGAAAACGCCTGTAAGGTTCCTAAAGGGCCTGATGATTCTGAAAAGCATCCCAAGGGGTGA
- a CDS encoding NADH-quinone oxidoreductase subunit D, whose translation MRKIMFVIGSMPLTHPSQSADGDPGKKYEVTRLDLGHLHPTRSGLVTIATTVDDDVIISSQVNVGTLHRGDEKLFEVRDYRQIPMLASRHDWTAPFIGETGAAHAIEDAMGITIPTRVAWIRTLLAEFSRITSHFTFLSWVGHHCDDAGLENAIATAIENARRIWQRCSGNRIHPMITRIGGLRIHPESEWQPALGEWLDDANALVTRLRTALDATVGVRGVAVIPTNMIDRYGLSGPVSRASGVDLDTRRRTAVYDELKWPEVVIEPRGDAYSRLATLCNDAAVSSSLCRQILDRLPSLDGPLETRLPTAIKAPRGRTWTTIEAPWGRAGYLLESRGSTTPWRMALRTPTFANVQVLEAVLPGTRVDDVEATIASLGWTLGDLDK comes from the coding sequence ATGCGAAAGATCATGTTCGTCATCGGATCGATGCCGTTAACGCATCCTAGTCAATCCGCCGATGGTGACCCCGGCAAAAAATACGAGGTGACTCGGCTAGATCTCGGGCACCTTCACCCCACTCGGTCGGGACTCGTCACTATCGCCACAACTGTCGATGACGACGTCATCATCTCTTCCCAGGTAAATGTCGGCACCCTTCACCGCGGTGATGAAAAACTTTTCGAAGTTCGCGATTACCGCCAGATTCCGATGCTTGCATCACGTCATGACTGGACAGCTCCATTCATCGGTGAGACCGGCGCAGCCCATGCTATCGAGGACGCGATGGGCATTACCATCCCAACTCGCGTGGCATGGATACGAACCCTGCTCGCTGAGTTCAGCAGAATCACCTCACACTTCACATTTTTGTCATGGGTAGGCCATCACTGTGATGATGCTGGCCTTGAAAATGCGATCGCTACAGCAATTGAAAACGCCCGAAGGATCTGGCAGAGGTGCTCTGGAAATCGAATCCATCCTATGATCACCCGTATCGGGGGACTTCGGATCCATCCAGAGAGTGAATGGCAGCCCGCATTGGGTGAGTGGCTTGACGACGCTAATGCGCTTGTGACGCGACTGCGTACCGCTCTCGACGCCACCGTCGGCGTGCGCGGCGTGGCCGTCATACCCACGAATATGATCGATCGCTATGGTTTATCAGGGCCCGTCTCCCGGGCTAGCGGGGTCGACCTAGATACTCGACGGCGCACCGCGGTATACGACGAGCTGAAGTGGCCTGAGGTCGTCATAGAGCCCCGTGGTGACGCCTACTCACGACTGGCAACGTTATGTAACGATGCGGCGGTGTCGTCGAGCCTATGCCGTCAGATCCTCGACCGGCTGCCGAGCTTGGACGGGCCTCTGGAGACTCGTCTACCAACCGCCATCAAGGCCCCTCGGGGACGCACCTGGACGACTATAGAGGCCCCCTGGGGACGTGCCGGATACCTGCTAGAGTCCCGCGGCAGCACGACACCGTGGCGGATGGCCTTGCGCACCCCGACCTTCGCCAACGTTCAAGTCTTGGAGGCGGTGCTTCCCGGCACTCGAGTTGACGACGTTGAGGCCACCATTGCCTCCTTGGGATGGACGCTAGGAGACCTCGATAAGTGA
- a CDS encoding histone-like nucleoid-structuring protein Lsr2: MAQRVRVDLVDDVDGSPAEESVNFALDGVNYVIDLSAENASKLRDALSLWVDHARRTGGRRTRGRRPTGGPTANEVRQWAKSQGYEVSERGRVSNEIREAYQRTH; the protein is encoded by the coding sequence ATGGCACAGCGTGTGCGTGTTGATCTTGTCGATGATGTGGACGGAAGCCCAGCTGAGGAATCCGTCAATTTCGCTCTTGATGGTGTCAACTATGTGATTGACCTGTCCGCCGAGAACGCCTCCAAACTGCGCGATGCTCTGTCCTTGTGGGTTGATCATGCTCGTCGCACTGGTGGCCGCCGTACTCGTGGTCGTCGCCCAACCGGGGGCCCGACCGCTAACGAGGTTCGTCAGTGGGCCAAGAGCCAAGGCTACGAGGTCTCGGAGCGTGGCCGCGTCTCTAATGAGATCCGTGAGGCCTACCAGCGCACTCACTGA
- a CDS encoding ATP-dependent Clp protease ATP-binding subunit: protein MFERFTDRARRVVVLAQDEAKALNHNYIGTEHLLLGLISEGEGVAAKALESLDISLEAVRAQVEEIIGHGTSTPTGHIPFTPRAKKVLELSLREALQMNHSYIGTEHILLGLIREGEGVAAQVLIRLGADLNTVRNSVLQLLQGYQGDERQAATSGAPEAGPQQSSATILDQFGRNLTEAARDGELDPVIGREREIERVMVVLSRRTKNNPVLIGEPGVGKSACVEGLAQAIVRGDVPETLRDKKIYSLDLGSMVAGSRYRGDFEERMKKVLKEIKNRGDIILFIDEIHTLVGAGAAEGAIDAASMLKPMLARGELQTIGATTLDEYRKYIEKDAALERRFQPIQVDEPSIPLAIEILKGLRDRYEAHHKITITDEAITSAANLASRYIQDRFLPDKAIDLIDEAGARMNIRRMTAPPDLREFDERIARVRVEKEAAIDAQDFERAAGLRDDEKKLLAEREAKEEEWKQGDESVPAVVGPDEIAEVLSGATGIPVFKLTEEESQRLLHMEDEIGKRYVGQEDAVKALCRSIRRTRAGLKDPKRPAGSFIFAGPSGVGKTELTKALTEFLFGDEDALITLDMSEYSEKHTASRMFGSPPGFVGYEEGGQLTEKVRRKPFSVILFDEIEKAHPDIFNSLLQILDEGRLTDAQGRVVDFKNTVIVLTTNLGTRDISKSVNLGFSKADDVESSYEKMKAKVTEELKGHFRPEFLNRLDEIIVFHQLTQPDILRIVDLMVGQLEDRLADKDMGIEVTPAAKELLSTRGFDPLLGARPLRRTIQRDIEDVLAEKILFGEVKPGQIVVVDAAPEGSEEPFVFTGTERSELPDEVPPELTSSAGENNRGQQG from the coding sequence ATGTTCGAACGGTTCACCGATCGGGCCCGCCGGGTCGTCGTCCTGGCCCAGGATGAGGCCAAGGCCCTGAACCACAATTACATTGGCACTGAGCACCTGCTGCTCGGGCTCATTAGCGAGGGCGAGGGAGTCGCTGCCAAGGCTCTCGAGTCCCTTGACATTTCACTGGAGGCTGTTCGCGCCCAGGTGGAGGAGATTATTGGTCACGGCACTTCGACGCCGACGGGCCATATTCCCTTTACCCCGCGTGCCAAGAAGGTTCTTGAGCTGAGCCTGCGCGAAGCCCTCCAGATGAATCATTCGTACATTGGCACCGAGCACATTCTGCTTGGCCTTATCCGGGAGGGAGAAGGCGTCGCTGCTCAGGTACTGATCCGGCTGGGTGCTGACCTCAACACGGTGCGCAATAGCGTCTTGCAACTGTTGCAGGGATATCAGGGCGACGAGCGTCAGGCCGCCACTTCCGGTGCCCCCGAGGCCGGACCGCAGCAGTCCTCGGCGACGATTCTTGACCAATTCGGTCGCAACCTTACCGAGGCCGCCCGCGACGGCGAGCTCGACCCGGTTATCGGGCGTGAGAGGGAAATCGAACGAGTCATGGTGGTGCTGAGCCGGCGCACCAAGAATAACCCGGTTCTTATTGGTGAGCCTGGCGTCGGTAAGTCTGCTTGTGTCGAGGGCCTGGCTCAGGCCATCGTGCGTGGAGACGTTCCCGAGACTCTGCGTGACAAGAAGATTTACTCCCTGGACCTTGGCTCCATGGTTGCGGGATCGCGTTACCGCGGTGATTTCGAGGAGAGGATGAAGAAGGTCCTCAAGGAGATAAAAAATCGCGGGGACATCATCCTGTTCATCGACGAGATCCACACCCTTGTCGGCGCCGGTGCCGCTGAAGGGGCAATCGACGCTGCCAGCATGCTCAAGCCGATGCTGGCTCGCGGCGAGCTGCAGACTATCGGTGCGACGACCCTTGATGAGTACCGTAAGTACATCGAGAAGGACGCCGCCCTGGAGCGTCGCTTCCAGCCGATCCAGGTAGACGAGCCCTCGATCCCCCTGGCCATCGAGATCCTTAAGGGTCTGCGCGACCGGTACGAGGCCCACCACAAGATCACCATCACCGACGAGGCAATCACCTCCGCAGCGAATCTTGCGTCCCGTTACATCCAAGACCGCTTCCTGCCAGACAAGGCCATCGATCTCATTGACGAGGCCGGTGCCCGGATGAACATCCGCCGCATGACGGCCCCGCCGGATCTGCGCGAGTTCGACGAGCGGATTGCTCGTGTGCGAGTGGAGAAAGAGGCCGCCATCGACGCCCAGGATTTCGAGCGTGCTGCTGGGCTGCGCGACGACGAAAAGAAACTTCTCGCCGAGCGTGAGGCCAAGGAGGAGGAGTGGAAGCAGGGTGACGAGTCGGTGCCAGCCGTGGTCGGCCCTGATGAGATCGCCGAGGTGCTCTCTGGAGCTACCGGAATTCCGGTCTTCAAGCTCACGGAGGAGGAATCCCAGCGTCTGCTCCACATGGAGGACGAGATCGGCAAGCGTTACGTCGGCCAGGAGGACGCCGTTAAGGCCCTGTGCCGCTCTATCCGACGTACCCGTGCCGGCCTCAAGGACCCGAAGCGTCCGGCAGGTTCGTTCATTTTTGCTGGCCCGTCGGGTGTTGGTAAGACCGAGCTCACCAAGGCGCTCACCGAGTTCCTCTTTGGCGACGAGGACGCCCTCATCACCCTCGACATGAGCGAGTACTCCGAGAAACACACCGCTTCGCGGATGTTTGGGTCCCCGCCTGGATTCGTCGGGTACGAGGAGGGCGGCCAGCTCACCGAGAAGGTGCGCCGCAAGCCGTTCAGCGTCATTCTCTTTGACGAGATTGAAAAGGCCCACCCCGATATCTTCAACTCTCTGTTGCAGATTCTTGACGAGGGACGTCTTACTGACGCCCAGGGCCGTGTAGTGGACTTTAAGAACACCGTCATTGTGCTGACGACCAACCTTGGCACCCGCGACATTTCCAAATCAGTCAATCTCGGCTTTTCCAAGGCCGACGACGTCGAGTCTAGCTACGAGAAGATGAAGGCCAAGGTTACCGAGGAGCTCAAGGGACACTTCCGTCCCGAGTTCCTCAACCGCCTTGACGAGATCATCGTCTTCCATCAGCTCACCCAGCCCGACATCCTACGGATTGTCGACCTCATGGTGGGGCAACTGGAGGATCGTCTGGCCGACAAGGACATGGGTATCGAGGTCACTCCGGCTGCCAAGGAACTGCTGTCCACGCGTGGTTTCGACCCGCTGCTCGGTGCTCGTCCGCTGCGCCGGACGATCCAGCGCGACATCGAGGACGTCCTAGCCGAGAAGATCCTCTTCGGGGAGGTCAAACCTGGTCAGATCGTGGTGGTCGATGCTGCTCCGGAGGGTTCCGAGGAGCCGTTCGTCTTCACCGGCACGGAGCGCTCAGAGCTGCCTGACGAGGTTCCTCCTGAGCTCACCTCTTCGGCAGGGGAAAATAACAGGGGGCAGCAGGGCTGA